A genome region from Hevea brasiliensis isolate MT/VB/25A 57/8 chromosome 9, ASM3005281v1, whole genome shotgun sequence includes the following:
- the LOC110650549 gene encoding 14-3-3-like protein GF14 iota: MSAEKERDTHVYMAKLAEQAERYEEMVECMKSVARLDCELTVEERNLLSVGYKNVIGARRASWRIMSSIEQKEESKGNENYVKLIKGYRQKVEEELANICNDILSIIDKHLIPSSTSGEATVFYYKMKGDYYRYLAEFKTDQDRKEAAEQSLKGYEAASATANTDLPSTHPIRLGLALNFSVFYYEIMNSPERACHLAKQAFDEAIAELDTLSEESYKDSTLIMQLLRDNLTLWTSDLPEDGGEDNFKNEESKPAEGESQH, from the exons ATGTCCGCCGAGAAGGAACGAGACACTCATGTTTACATGGCCAAGCTCGCCGAACAGGCCGAGCGTTACGAAG AAATGGTAGAGTGTATGAAAAGTGTTGCAAGGCTTGATTGTGAGCTCACTGTGGAGGAGAGGAACCTCCTCTCTGTGGGTTACAAAAATGTTATTGGTGCTAGGAGAGCTTCTTGGCGAATTATGTCTTCCATTGAACAGAAGGAAGAGTCTAAAGGAAATGAGAATTATGTTAAACTCATTAAGGGTTATCGTCAGAAGGTTGAGGAGGAACTCGCTAACATCTGCAATGACATTCTCTCCATTATAGATAAGCATCTTATCCCCTCTTCCACCTCTGGGGAAGCTACTGTTTTCTACTACAAGAT GAAGGGTGACTACTATCGCTATCTAGCTGAATTCAAGACTGATCAGGATAGGAAGGAGGCAGCTGAGCAATCACTTAAGGGTTATGAG GCTGCTTCTGCCACTGCAAACACAGACCTGCCTTCAACTCACCCAATTCGTCTTGGTCTTGCGCTTAATTTCTCTGTTTTCTACTATGAGATCATGAATTCTCCTGAGAG GGCTTGCCATTTGGCAAAACAAGCTTTTGATGAGGCAATTGCAGAATTGGACACCTTGAGTGAGGAATCATACAAGGACAGCACTCTGATTATGCAGTTATTGAGAGATAACCTCACTCTCTGGACTTCTGACTTGCCTGAAGATGGAG GTGAGGATAACTTTAAAAATGAAGAATCCAAGCCTGCAGAAGGAGAG AGCCAGCATTGA
- the LOC110650548 gene encoding uncharacterized protein LOC110650548, which yields MEAAGNGKEREEEEQDGMSVHSPCKAPPSSASSLPKEQSQDELELRLLEALEIYPPVKLQGMHRHFVLYGLMEFLRRSFDRYFSPDEVLQLLDRFYNIEMLKPDDEESEILSHEEDFALPQSYFVKEE from the exons ATGGAGGCTGCTGGTAATGgcaaagagagagaagaagaagaacaggATGGCATGTCCGTACATTCTCCTTGTAAAGCTCCTCCTTCTTCTGCTTCCTCTCTCCCTAag GAGCAATCACAGGATGAATTGGAGCTTAGACTATTAGAAGCTCTTGAAATTTATCCTCCGGTCAAACTACAAG GCATGCATCGCCACTTTGTTCTTTATGGTCTAATGGAATTTCTGCGTAGAAG CTTTGATCGATATTTTTCGCCTGATGAGGTTTTGCAGTTGCTGGACCGTTTCTACAACATAGAAATGCTG AAACCAGATGATGAAGAGTCAGAAATCCTGAGTCATGAAGAAGATTTTGCCTTGCCTCAAAGTTATTTTGTTAAGGAAGAGTAA
- the LOC110650547 gene encoding pentatricopeptide repeat-containing protein At1g26460, mitochondrial — MAFQVAILTRNKTLIKTFSSIKCISTFTFLSQEPQLATEPTYSDPTTTTTTTTTTTPLPPNPATGSPLYNENWRSPISNSSLGQSLIPLGRNQLASLVHPMSQNLDVNSLLNVFADWMTSQRWPDIKELFEFWIRSLDSNGKPNKPDVDLYNHYLRANLMMGATAGDLLDLVAQMEEFALLPNTASFNLVLKAMHKAKETEAAEKLLQRMELTGNESRPDDESYDLVIDMLFSAYQIDAALKYVDKGLKYGYTISIRVFNNCISSCVNKGRLDTLVSIIDKCKTMDQNKALCPTWNMCNFIAEAAIREDNNKLAFYALEFMAKWIARGENARPAVLLSVDEGLIISTLGTAGKTYSSTLLDASWEVLRHSLRQKKSPQPESYIGKIYAYASLGNLQKAFSTLREFESAYGSTDKEAAGELFSPFTSLYPLVVACSKKGFETLDLVYFQLENLSRAESPYKSVAALNCIVLGCANVWDLDRAYQTFEAIGSSFGLTPDIHSYNALMYAFGRLKKTFEAARVFEHMVSLGIKPNSTSYSLLVDNHLINRDVKSALSVIDEMVSVGFVPSKETLKKVRRRCVREMDYDNDDRLHSLAKQFKIRMGTETRRDMLFNLDYGTDYA; from the exons ATGGCGTTTCAAGTGGCGATTCTTACTCGAAACAAAACCCTAATCAAAACCTTTAGCTCCATCAAATGTATCTCCACCTTCACCTTCCTCTCCCAAGAACCCCAACTCGCCACTGAGCCAACCTACTCCGATCCCACGACGACgacgaccaccaccaccaccactactcctctacctccaaacccagccACTGGCAGTCCACTCTACAATGAGAACTGGCGCAGCCCAATCTCAAACTCATCTCTTGGTCAGTCTTTAATCCCATTGGGCCGCAACCAACTAGCCTCTCTCGTCCATCCCATGTCTCAAAATCTCGATGTCAATTCTCTGTTGAATGTGTTCGCCGACTGGATGACCTCGCAGCGATGGCCCGATATTAAGGAACTTTTTGAATTCTGGATAAGGTCGCTGGACTCGAATGGCAAGCCTAATAAGCCGGATGTGGATTTGTATAATCATTATTTGAGGGCAAATTTGATGATGGGAGCTACTGCTGGGGATTTACTGGACTTGGTTGCTCAGATGGAGGAGTTTGCCTTGTTGCCTAACACAGCTTCCTTCAATTTGGTGCTCAAAGCTATGCATAAGGCCAAAGAGACTGAGGCTGCTGAGAAGTTGCTTCAAAG GATGGAGCTTACGGGGAATGAATCGCGGCCTGATGATGAGTCTTATGATTTGGTTATTGATATGCTGTTTTCGGCGTACCAAATTGATGCTGCCTTGAAATATGTAGATAAGGGTTTGAAATATGGTTATACTATATCAATAAGAGTGTTTAATAATTGTATAAGTAGCTGTGTTAACAAAGGAAGACTGGATACTTTGGTGTCAATTATTGACAAGTGCAAG ACAATGGATCAGAACAAAGCTCTTTGTCCAACTTGGAACATGTGCAACTTTATTGCAGAAGCTGCAATACGGGAGGATAATAACAAATTAGCATTTTATGCCTTAGAATTTATGGCCAAATGGATTGCCAGGGGTGAGAATGCAAGGCCTGCTGTTCTACTTTCTGTAGATGAAGGGCTGATCATATCCACACTTGGAACTGCTGGCAAGACATATAGTTCTACTCTCTTGGATGCATCATGGGAAGTTCTCCGTCACTCATTACGTCAAAAAAAGTCCCCTCAACCAGAATCTTATATTGGGAAAATATATGCCTATGCATCACTGGGGAATCTCCAGAAGGCTTTTAGTACTCTTCGTGAATTTGAGTCTGCTTATGGGAGTACGGACAAAGAAGCAGCAGGAGAATTGTTCTCACCATTTACTTCTTTATATCCTTTGGTTGTGGCATGCTCAAAGAAGGGTTTTGAGACTCTGGACCTG GTTTATTTTCAGTTGGAGAATTTGAGCCGTGCAGAAAGTCCATACAAGTCAGTTGCTGCTCTTAATTGTATAGTTTTAGGTTGTGCAAATGTATGGGACCTTGACCGTGCTTATCAAACTTTTGAGGCAATTGGCTCTTCCTTTGGATTGACTCCTGATATTCATTCGTACAATGCTCTTATGTATGCTTTTGGAAGGCTCAAGAAG ACATTTGAGGCTGCAAGGGTGTTTGAGCATATGGTAAGCTTAGGGATCAAACCCAACTCAACATCATATTCCTTGCTTGTTGATAATCATCTCATCAATCGAGATGTGAAATCTGCTCTCTCTGTAATTGACGAGATG GTGTCCGTAGGATTTGTCCCCTCAAAGGAAACACTAAAGAAGGTCAGAAGGCGTTGTGTCCGTGAGATGGACTATGACAATGATGATCGTTTGCACTCCTTGGCTAAACAGTTTAAAATTCGAATGGGTACTGAGACTCGTAGGGACATGCTGTTCAATCTTGATTATGGCACTGATTATGCTTGA